The genomic segment GGGCAGCGTGCTCAGCACTGGCTATGCGCCTGGCCCTAGTTTGGAGCTTGCCAATTGCCTGTTCTGTAACAGAAAGTGGGGTCAGAGGGTGTGGGGAGACCCTgctggggaagagagaagagtCTGGTCTCACCTGCCCCATCTTAGTGGTGAGGATCAAGGCCTCTACAGGTGGGCTCACATCTGGGATGGTGGCATCTTCTGACTCCAGAGGACTTCCCAAGCCTCATCTCATCtgtggggaggctgggaggtAGTACTTCCAGATTTAGTTGAAAGGCACAGCTTTACCCACATTTTAATCCTGGAGTTTCAGAATGGTAAATTTGAATCCCTTTAGGTTACAAATGCAGAAACAGACTAAGGAAAAGGCGATCCCTTTCTCCACCAAGATCATTCTGGTTAGATGGGTCCGGAGCCCCAGTTACTCGACTCTGTCACTGTTCTGCCCTCAAGTTCTTAAAGAATGACAGAACACAACTTAAACCACCTGCTAAGTACCCGATTCTATGTTGGATGCAGGAGATGCAAAGATAGCTACCCTCAAGAGCTTTATGTCAAACAGGGAAATGCCAGGGCAACACTGGCAACGCTGGAAAAGGGTGGATTTGCCGCAGAGTCTGTGCATGTTTCTAAGATGCTCCCCTTCTTTTCATCCTCTGATGCGGGGAGGGAACCCTACCTGAAGAAACACCCCAGGACCCAGGGAAAGATTTAGGGTGCAGAGATCACAGATGGGAGGGCCAGGGAAGTAAAGGAACAGGGCTGTCAGTGGGCTCACGCCAAACACCTGTCCCAGAAATGCCCTAAGGCCCCAGCCCAGAAATGGACCTCTGCTTCCCTCTAGTGGGGGAAAGGCAACCTCTGGAGCTGCTTGCCAGGGCTCCACCAACCTTGCTCCGTTAAAGAAcaggggatgtgaaggaccttctgccctctccctcttttttttttttgagacagagtcttgctctgttgcctgtgTTGGACTACCATGGtacattggctcactgcaacctctacctcccaggctcaagcaattctcctgcctcagcctcccaagtagctgtgattacatgtgtgcaccaccgcgcctggctaatttttttgtatttttagtacagattgggtttcaccatgttcgccaggctggtcttgaactcctgaactcaagtggtctgcccgcctcagcctcccaaagtgcagggatgaTAAATatggggccactgcacctggccccatctCTTTTCAAACACCCCTGGCTGCCCCATTTCCTGACCACTGCTCTCCATCCCATCATCTCCCCAGTTTCCTTTGTTGCCTGGGTTCCGATTCTCGTACCCTGGTTCCTGACCCTGCCAGAGTTCTGGTTCCGGAAGGCCCCCTACAGGTACCTTGGGCCTAGCTCTCACCCAGGCCCAGGGCAACACTGAAGACATGGGCAAGAGCATCCCCCAATACCTGGGACAGCTGGACATCTATAAGAGTGTAGTAAGCCTGGCCACAGGTGCTGGGGCGATCTACCTGCTCTACAAGGCCATCAAGGCTGGCATAAAATGCAAGCCACCCCTCTGTAGCAACTCGCCCATCTGCATCGCCCGTGAGTGTCCAGTCCCTGGGGAGAGGGCTCTGCCCCAGGAGGCACCTGCTCCCGAGGCCTCTGCTGTGGGAGGGCCCAAAGGTGATGCCTCCAAGTTCTGCTTCCCTTCgtctttctcttctccatcttCCTCTAGCCCACCCTGCAGTGTCCTAGCAAGGCCCTGCTAAAGATGCTAGCTCAGGGGCCCTGGATCTCACTCAAGTGGATCCTCAGACTCATCTGGTAGATCTCCAACTACTACTTCACTCTGGCTTCTTGGAAACTTCAGCAGCTCCTCCCATCCCTTTTTTGCCGAAGAGCTTGAGGCTTTAAGGAAAGGGAAAATTGGCGGACTGACTGTATGACCAGAGCTTCCACTAGTCCATATGGTACTTTTGTGTAGAGTAGGAAGATGAACCCCTTTTACAAGACTCTTTATTGCCATCTGCTGGAATATTGTTGCCATATACTGGTAATGATGAAATACTGCTTGTTACCACCATATGCCAGACAATTGTTAGAGTAAATGGCCAAATCTATGCTGTTATGTTACAGACAATACAACGTAAGATAGGGTGCCCTTGGGCCGTAAACATTCATTCAGCTGTACATGGTGGTCCTGCCTATGGTGAGAAAGCTTCTCTGAAAAGGCAAGGCAGCTTTGTCCCCAGGTCCCTGTCCCCTACTTCCCAACCCCATTCTTTTCATCATGTCTGAGTCCACAGCCTGAACTGGGCTGGGGTGGCTGTCTAGGCCTGGCAGTCGAGCGAGAGCGGCACGGGCGGGACTCAGGTGAGCTCCGGAGGCTCCTCAACTCTTTGGAGTGCAAACAGGATGAGTACGCCAAGAGCATGATCCTGCACAGTATCACTCGCTGTGTGTACTtgttggaggctgaggtgagggaagGGAAGCAGGAGGTCCCCGCTAGCCAGCCTGGCCCCTGGGGGTTACGGCCGATCCCTGCCCCTGGACTGGCCAGACTGTATTCTGGGACCTGTCTCTTTTGGGCTGATAGCGGGAGGGGTGTGCTGAGGGATCTTGGTGacgggaggggtgggggtgggggggcagtgggcccagaacacccgcttctcctgcctcttccATCTCTCCCCACATACTCCAGGCCTCTGCTTGTACGACGGATGACATCGTGTTGGTGGGTTACATGCTGGATGACAGGGACAACAGTGTCAAAACCCAAGCTCTGAATACACTTAAAGCTTTCTCTGGCATCAGAAAATTCAGGCTCAAAATCCAGGTGAGCCCAGGGCGAGTGGTGGGGCAGGCAGGAGGTCTATAATCCTTAAGTCCTTTAATTGGCGTAGGATAAATGTTCCAGAAATTTGTTTGGGTGTGAATTTGTAACCCCAAAAATAAGTGGGAAAACTGTGGTCAGATTTCCAGCAGGGTCATGAGGCCTTTGAATTTTAGGATGAAACTGAACTGAGGCACTAGTGGTATCTCTGAGCCCCAAATAACAGAACCCCCCCCAACTACCCCCAAGCTCCCTGCCACTGCCATGTTCTTTCTGACAGCAACCAATTCCCGACACTGGCTGGTTGTTCAACAGTTTAATTCGGTTCAGACACTAACTATCCATAGTTAGATCAGACCTCACAGGTTAAGGGCTGAGTCCCCCAAAGCTTCCCCCCAACTTCAGGTACCCGTCACAGGTCTGACTTCTGGCCTGCCGTGAATTTGGGGGTTCCCACAACTCCCTTTTTAGATTTAGTAATTTGttagaatggctcacagaactcaggaaggGACTTTACTTACAattactggttttttgtttttttttttataaaggacataggggccgggcatggtggctcaagcctgtaatcccagcactttgggaggccgaggcgggtggatcacgaggtcgagagatcaagaccatcctggtcaacatggtgaaaccccgtctctactaaaaacacaaaaaatgagctgggcatggtggcgcgtgcctgtaatcccagctactcaggaggctgaggcaggagaattgcctgaacccaggaggcggaggttgcggtgagccgagatcgcgccattgcactccagcctgggtaacaagagcgaaactccgtctcaaaaaaaaaaaaaaaaaaaaaaaggacataggAACAGCCAAATGGAGGAGACACATGGGGCAGGGTGTTGGGGAGGACGCACGGAGCTTCCGGGCCTGTTCCCGGACCAAACTGAGGGTCTGGCTGCTACTTCTTGTGGCCCAATaatgagatgcagatgaactggggaggaagaCGTGTTTATTTCTGTAACCACTTACAGGGAGAAAGCTTGGAAATTATCGCCATACCAACTCAAAATTACCAAGTTTTTcagagcttatataccttctaagctatatgtctgtgtgtaggtgtgcattcatctaaagacatGATTAACGTCTTCTGATCTATAGctaaggtctgagtcctgaagaccttcctctggagcctcagtaaatttacttaatcttagtgggtccaggtgctggggtgattacccttattttgtctcctgctaaatcagGGAGGTTTGAGGTGTTCCTTCAGACccccaataaacttgtttgtggagaCCTTGGGGAGCCTCTTCAGACCCCcagtaaaacttgtttaatcctgggccgggcgcggtggctcaagtctgtaatcccagcactttgggaggccgaggcgggtggatcgcgaggtcgacagatcgagaccatcctggtcaacatagtgaaaccccgtctctactaaaaatacaaaaaattagctgggcatggtggctcgtgcctgtaatcccagctactcaggaggctgaggcaggagaattgcctgaacccaggaggtggaggttgctgtgaaccgagatcgcgccattgtactccagcctgggtaacaagaacaaaactccgtctcaaaaaaaaaaaaaaacttgtttaatcctaaatgggtcctattaagaattctttcattattttgtcatgctttaaggcccaggaaaggcccAGGCAAAACTCTTGGTGAGCTTCTGTTATACTCCAGGCTTTGTATGAGGTCGCTGGCTTTTAACATTTAACTTAACCAGGCAGTCAGTACTAAAACAGTTGTTAGGGAGGTCTACTACAGGCCCACTTGAGGAGCACCCTGCTGTTCCCAGCACCTCCACACGTTCAACAACCGGAAGCTCTTCGAACCCcgttaaacatttttattacatagTCTTGAGGAATTAAGTCATGTGCAGCTGCTCACACGTCCCCAGAAGTTGGGGGTGAAGCTGACCCCAGCCTTCTAAtcatgccttggtctttctggtaaCCGGCAGCTATCCAAGGGCCCTGCCTGGGGTCACCCCTCATTAGCATAAGCTCTGTTGTGACCAAAAAGGACTGGTTTGCAATAACAAAGGACGCGGctgtcactcaggaaattccaaaggTTTCAGGAGCTCGGTTCCTGGAACTAGGGACAAAGATCAGACGTATTTTTTTGCACTCCATCCCCCATGCCTGTGTTGATCAGAGGTTGGTGTCCGGGCCACGGATTCCTTCTCCACTACTCCgtagagaaaatacaaaacactacaTGTCATTTCCCCATTTCCCCGTTATCATGCCCCCAGACTTACTGTATCCACACCCATCCTCCCTGCTTTCCTGCCGGTGCCATGAAAAAATGGCTTTCTCCCGGTCTGTGGCCAGTGATAGTCTCAATCCTGCCTCCCATCCCTTCCTTGAGGGCCTCTCTGATTGCTTATGCCCTCTACCGCTGGCAGTCTCCCACACTCCCCGTCAGCACGCAGTAGGCTCCAACCCCTCCCATCTTATGTAAAACTTGGGAATAGTGTATATGTGTAAGGTagaaagaataacaataaaaccgAACATGCCCAGGCCAAGAAATAGAGCACAGCCCCTTCCACATCTCAGCTGCCTCCCCCACCAGAGGCAGCCATTGGCCTGTATTTTGTTTAGAGTTCTGAATTTTCTTTGTAGGATTACCATATGTGTATGTATCCCTGCGTACTCTAGCAGGGCACGGCAGATAATAAAGAGGTAAAATATAGTCTGGTATGTTTTTAAGCTTCACGTACGTGGAAATGGATGGTTTCTTTTCTGTGGTTGGCCTTTTCTCCCTGCTGTGTTGAGAGGTTCATCCTTATTGGGCagctctcctttcttttttttccttttttttttgaaacagagtcgtgctctgtcacccaggctggagtgcagtggtgcgatcttggctcactacaacctccacctcccagcttaattcttgtgcctcagcttccagagtagctggaatcacaggtgtgcaccagcatgcctggctaattttgttttatattttcagtagagacagggtttcaccctgttggccaggctggccttgaactcctggcttcaaacgattcgtctgcctcggcctctcaaagtgctgggattagacatgagccaccatgcccggtccacattttaatttttggcatcaaacttttttggggaaaaaattctTTTGATATATATCCTCAAAATATGCTCACTATGATGACATATCAACAAAAGTAAACACACAAAAGATTAAAAGTAGATTGAGAAACAAGCAGATAAAGAGACCTAGAGACATCTCCACTTGCTGCCTCATCCCTCACATCCTTCAGCCTTCTcaagggcagtggtgcaatcttggcttactgcaacctctacctccagggctcaagtgatcctcccaccttaacctccctcatagctgggattacaggcatgcaccaatatgccaggctaatttttgtactttttgtagaggtggggttttgtagaggtgaggttttgccacattgcccaggctggtctcgaactcctgagctcaagtgatccacctgcctcagcatcccaaagtgctgggactgtggGTGTGACCCACCTTGCCTGGTCAGGCTGGGATTCTCAAGCATATCATAATCACCTGATGACTTGTTAAAAGCAAAGAttttggctggacgtggtggctcacacctgtaatcccaacactttgggaggctgaggcaggtggattgcctgaggtcaggagttcagtaccagcctagccagcatggtgaaaccccatctcggataaaaatacaaaagttagccaggcgcggtggctcaagcctgtaatcccagcactttgggaggccgaggcgggtggatcacgaggtcgagagatcgagaccatcctggtcaacatggtgaaaccccgtctctactaaaaatacaaaaattagctgggcatggtggcgtgtgcctgtaatccgagctactcaggaggctgaggcaggagaattgcctgaacccaggaggcggaggttgcggtgagccaagatcgcaccattgcacttcagcctggacaacagaatgagactccatctcaaaaaagaaaaagaaaagaaaaaaacaaggcaaAGATTTTGGGACCCCATGCCTGGAGAATTCAGTTCAACAGGAGAATGTTGTTTTTCACAAATCCCTCAGGAAATTCTGATGCAGGCGGCCTGAGCCCTACTCTTCCTTTTCCCCAAGGTCTGTATCCTGAGGACCTGACCCCTGGTCTCTTTCCAGGTGAAAGTAGTTACTCTCTGAATCTCAATTTCCATCTAGTTGTGCCCTTCTGGATCTCGGCACCCTGTCggctcccctcccttccccatagCCAGCTGCTACTAGGCATATCCGCTTAGATACCCTCTAATTCGACACATCCAAAATGGAGCTCACCCTATTCCCTAAGTCAGGCCACTCTCTCCCGAGGGCTCTTAGGCCATCAGGCCCTTTGGGTGTGCCTCGAGGTTCTCAGTATTAAGTGCAAGATTGGTGATGGGCTGCACCTCCTTGCCCTAACCCCAACCACGTACACTGCCTGCTTCATGCTCTCACATGCTCCCATGCATCTGCTATTCCCTTGTTCTGAAACCCTGCCCCGGACTTGCTGACTCCAACCTGTCCTGCAGGTCTCCACGGCTCatgaggggtgggggcagggaagggcagggtaCTGATGGGAATGCTCACTTCCACTCCAGGACTCTTGCTTCCTCCTTACATGGCCCATAAAAGTGAAGCTTGCGAGGTTGCCCGTCTTTGATAATACCTGTAGGTCCAAGCATCTTGCATCATAGAACCTAAGATCCCTTTATTCACTCACTCAGTGTAATATTGAACACTGTGCCAACATGCTGTTCTAAGTACAGGAGAGAAAGCAGTAAGCAGAACAGGGAAGATCCCTGTGCTTgctcaaatttgtattttaacaagGCAAGGCAAGCAATACACAATAAGCAAAATATAGAGTGTGTTTCATGTGGTAAGTgccatgcagaagaataaaagggTAGGGGTGGATAAAGGAGGTTGGGTGTGGGTGATGcagttttcaagaagaaaatcttCTGAGACATTGGGCTTGGTGAAGAGtccatgacaccaaaagcatgaccTATGAAAGGAAAATCAATAcattggactttattaaaattaaaaacatttactcCATGAAAGATCCTTTTAAGAGGATGAAAAAACAAGCTGCAGACTGGGAGAATAGATTTGAAACGCacgtatctgataaaggactccGCTAGATTATATCAAGTGCTTTCAAAACTGAATattaggccaggagtggtggctcacgccaccACTAAATGGctagtaatcctagcactttgggaggccaaggctggaggatcacgaggtcaggagttcgagaccagcctggccagcatggtgaaagcccatctctactaaaaatacaaaaattagccttgcgtgttggtgggcgcctataatcccaatctCAGgggactgagacagaagaattgcttgaacctgggaggcggagtttgcagtgagcttagattgccccactgcactccagcctgggtgacagagtgagactctgtctaaaaacaaaaacaactctgaAGGTTAAAACAAACAGTCCAATCaggaaatgggcaaaagacatgaacagatagtTCACTGAAGAGgatatatggatggcaaataatCTTATGAAACGATGTTTAATATCACTagccattaaggaaatgcaatgAAGACCATGCTGAGATATTACTATGTACCTATTAGAAGATGtaaaatcgccgggcgcggtggctcaagcctgtaatcccagcactttgggaggccgaggcgggtggatcacgaggtcgagagatcgagaccatcctggtcgacatggtgaaaccctgtctctactaaaaatacaaaaaatcagctgggcatggtggcatgtgcctgtaatcccagctattcagaaggctgaggcaggagaattgcctgatcccaggaggcggaggttgcggtgagccgagatcacgccattgcactccagcctgggtgacaagagcgaaactccgtctcaaaaaaaaaaaaaaaaaaaaaaaaaagaagaagatgtaaaatcaaaattagacacaataccaaatgctggcaaagatgtagagaaactggatctttcatatattgctggtagaaatataaaatggcacagcagccactctggaaaatagtCTGGTAGTTTCTTTCAGAACTAAGCATACATTTACCAACAGCAGTTGaactcctgggcatttatcctagggaaatgaaaacttacatCTGCCCAAAAACCAGTATACAATTGATAGCAGTCTTACATagaatagccccaaactggaacaaccaaaaatgtctgtcAATAGGTGAATGGTTAAACGAACTGGTATAGCCATCACCATGGAATGCTACCtagtaataaaaaggaacataATACTGATGGCTCTCGAGGGCATTACGCGGAGTGAAAAAAGCTGTTCTCAAAAGATCACACAGAaggtgatttcatttatataacatctTCAAACTTGAAAGGTCATATATAGAGATGGAAAACACGAGTGGTTGCCCGGACTTCAGGCTGGGGGAGCAGGTTGAGTGACTCTAAAGGGGTCTCTTGAGATAGATCTTTGTGGCAATGGGACAGTTCTGGTGGGATGATCTGTCGGTTGCAGTCATGATTACACAAATATGTGCATGTGGTGAAATGACATAGAACTATGCACACATATTATACCAATTTCCTAGTTTTGATATTGTACTATAATTGTGCAAGATGTGACCATTGAGGAGAACTGGGTGAAGAGCACATGGGACCTCCCCGTACTATTTTTTCAACTTCCTAtacatttataatcattttaaaataaagaccaggcatgggggctcacacctgtaatcccagcattttgggaggctgaggtgggtggatcatatgaggtcagaagttcaataccagcttggccaacatggagaaaccctgtctctactaaaaatatgaaaattagctgggtgcggtggcacacctgtaatcccagctacttaggaggctgaggcaggataatcagttgaacccaggaggtggaggttgcagtgagacaagatcacaccactgcactccagcctgggcaatacagtgcgactgtctcaaaagaaaatgaaataaaataaaaataaatggccgggcgcggtggctcacgcctgtaatcccagcactttgggaggccgaggggggtggatcacgagttcgagagctcgagaccatcccggtcaacatagtgaaaccccgtctctactaaaaatacaaaaaattagctgggcatggtggcgcgtgcctgtaatcccagctactcgggaggctgaggcaggagaattgcctgaacccaggaggcggaggttgcggtgagccgagatcgcgccattgcacaacagcctgggtaacaagagcgaaactctgtctcaaaaaaaaaataaataaataaatgaaaatttaaaaaatatgtgtgttacACATGACAAtgctatagagaaaaataaaataacagtggGAGTGGTaagggaggctgggatgggggtGGTTAGGGAAGGGCTTACTGAAAAggtaacattttaataaagtctTAAAGGAGGTGAAAGCGTGAGTTGTGAGTCTCTGGGGGTAGATTGTGCTAAGAGAGAAGACAGCCTATGCAAACACACACTAAGACAGGTGTGTGCCTGGCATGTTCATGGACTACCTATGAGGCCATTGTGATGGGAACCTGGGCCGTGAGGGAGAGAAGATGGAGTCAGAGAAACAGTAGGGATAGAGAGGCAGAACATATCGGACAGTATGCCACTGTAAGgactttagctttttttttttttgagacagagtctcactctgtcacccaggctggagtgcattggtgcaatatctgctcactgcagcctccacttcctggttcaagcgattctcctgcctcagccctccaagtagctaagattacaggtgtgcgccaccacacgcagctaatttttgtatttttaatagaaatgggtttcaccatattggccaggattgtcttgaactcctaacgtcgcgatctacccgcctcagcctcccaaagtgctggccggGACTTTAGCTTTTTACACTGAATGAAATAGGGACtttgagcagaggaatgacatGTCTAACATGTCAGCTGTTCTGAAAGTTCATGCCGGGGGGCAAGTATGGAAGCCGGGAAACAGGAGCCTGTTGCAGAATCCCGATGAGATGACTGTGGCTTGGAAGAGGGTGGCAGAAGAGCGGGTGAAGAGAAGGGGCTTGATTTTTGACAGATTTTGAAGATAGTGCCTACAGGATTTTTTGATGGATCGGAAAAGGGGcgtgagagaaaggaaggagtcGATGCCAGCaatttttggcctgagcaactggaagAAAGGTGTAACCTGTAGCTGAGAGAGGGAAAGCTATAGAAGGAGCAGGTTTGGGGATGGGGGAGCATGTTAACTCGGAGAGCTCCGTTAGACATTCAGGGAGAAAAGTGGAACTGGCAGCTGCATATGTGAATCTGGAGTTCAGGGGAGGGGCAGCATAGCTGGACCTAGAGACATAAAGGAGAGAGTCACTAGCATGTGGATCGTAATTAACACGATGAGTCTGGATGATACCAGTAAGGGAGTGAAGCAGGTAGAGAAGTAGAGAAGAGGAGGTTGGGCAGAAGAGCTAGGAAAGAAGTCTGTGGAAAAGAAGCCATATAATTTCAGGGCGATGGGAGTGGCCAACGGGGTTGAATGATGTTGAGAGTTAGGGAGAGCTGTCTCCTGGGTTTGGCCCAGTGGACATTCATGGGGATGGTGAAGAGTGAAGTCAGATACTGGAATAGTGGTGATCACCTGTACAAGCAGGCCCTTCTGTTCTCTCCCACCCCAGGAACATGCCATCAAGGTGCTCGAACTGATCTCCACCATCTGGGACACGGAACTGCACGTTGCGGGCCTCAGACTCCTCAACAACCTTCCGCTGCCCGACTATGTGCATCCGCAGTTGCGACGGGTGATGCCTGCCTTGATGGAGATCCTGCAGTCAGACTACATCCTGGCACAGGTGCCTGAGGACCATGGCCAGGGCCCTGCCTTGCTGACCAGCCCCAGCGAAGCATtcagagggaggaggagcagaggtTTTTGTCTTCCTTGTACAGGCCCAGACTCACCTGCCTTCTCATGCTTTACTCTTTCCTTTATTCAGGTGCAAGCCGTACGTCTCCTGAGCTACCTGGCACAGAAGAATGACCTTCTCTATGACATTCTCAACTGCCAGgtgagaaagaaattgaagagggcCTGATGAATACCAACTCAGGTATTGTGGGGAGGGAAGAATCGTGACATCTCCAGACAGATTTACCCCTGAtgaattattttatgtcttttcctGCCTCTGCACTAAATGCATTGAAACCCGTCCCTCTTCTGTTCCCCCGAGTAGAAGGAGACTCCATATGTTGGAAGGGGGATTCCCCTTTGAGGAGTTTCCTGAATTCTGAGAGTTAGGAACACAGGAGACAAAAGTTAATGTAGGTATTTTAATAATGGGGGGAAATGACTATGGCAAAGAGCATTATTAGGGATAGACAAGATTAGTCTGTGATAATCAGTGGTTCAGTTCATCAGAACAGTAGGGCAACTCTAAACTTGTATGCACCTAATAAcatagtctcaaaatatatatgacaaaatCGAAAGgagaaattaacaaattaacCACTACAATTAACAAATATACCACTACAGTGGGagatctggaattttttttttttttttttttttttgaggaggagtttcgctcttgttttttttttttttttttgagacggagtttcgctcttgttacccaggctggagtgcaatggcgcgatctcggctcaccgcaacctccgcctcctgggctcaggcaattctcctgcctcagcctcctgagtagctgggattataggcacgcgccaccatgcccagctaatttttgtatttttactagagacggggtttcaccatgttgaccaggatggtctcgatctcttgagctcgtgatccacctgccttggcctcccaaagtgctgggattacaggcttgagccaccgtgcctggccgatcTGGAATATTTTAACCACTCTTGCAGCAACtgatagataagaaaactaaaactagtGAGGATATACTCCTAATGAATAACACAAATAAGCTTGAGCCATTAGACATAGCCAGAACAGGATTAAATGCATAGTCCTG from the Saimiri boliviensis isolate mSaiBol1 chromosome 4, mSaiBol1.pri, whole genome shotgun sequence genome contains:
- the ARMC12 gene encoding armadillo repeat-containing protein 12 → MGKSIPQYLGQLDIYKSVVSLATGAGAIYLLYKAIKAGIKCKPPLCSNSPICIARECPVPGERALPQEAPAPEASAVGGPKGLAVERERHGRDSGELRRLLNSLECKQDEYAKSMILHSITRCVYLLEAEASACTTDDIVLVGYMLDDRDNSVKTQALNTLKAFSGIRKFRLKIQEHAIKVLELISTIWDTELHVAGLRLLNNLPLPDYVHPQLRRVMPALMEILQSDYILAQVQAVRLLSYLAQKNDLLYDILNCQVHSNFLSLFQPTQPGSILYEVLVFAERLSEGRNAPHYRAVKWHYNEQSLHESLFGEESRLADRLLALVIHPEEDVQIQACKVIVSLQYPQDLRARSSTCQSSRSYFKNTE